The Cellulomonas oligotrophica sequence CGGCACCCCCGTCCCACCCGGTTTCGTGGTCGTCGACGCGCGGGGATCCGACGCCTGGGTCGGCGAGATCGAGGCGGCCCTGCACGAGCTCGGCGCACCGCAGGTCGCCGTGCGCTCCTCCGCGCAGCACGAGGACGGGGCCGAGGCGTCGTTCGCCGGTCAGCTGCACTCCTCGCTGGGGCTGAGCAGTCCGGCCGAGGTCGTCGACGAGATCCGTCGCGTCGCGGGCTCGGGCACGAGCGCGCGGGTCGTCGCCTACGCCGCCCGGACCGGCCGGCAACCTCCCCCGGCCGTGCCGGTGATCGTCCAGGCCCTCGTCCGCGCCGAGGTCGCCGGCGTGATGTTCACCCGCCACCCCGTCACGGGAGCGCACGAGGTCGTGGTCGAGGCCGGCCGCGGGACCGGCGAGCCGGTCGTCGGCGGGACCGTCACGCCCTGGTCGTGGACGGTCGACGGCCGCACCGTCGTCCGCCGCGCGGGTCGGCCGGGCGAGCCGCTGAGGCGGGCGCAGGTCCTCGAGCTCGCAGGGACGGGGCGCCGCCTCGAAGCGCTGCTCGGGTGCCCCCAGGACGTCGAGTGGGCGATCGCGGACGGCACCACCTGGGTGCTGCAGTCCCGCCCGATCACGACGCTCGCCGACCTGGACCGCGATCGGGCGGTTGCCGGACCTGCGAGCCGCCGGGTCCTCGCGACGGGCACGCCCGCCAGTCCCGGCACCGCCCGGGGGACGGCACGCGTCGTCGACGGGCTCGACGACTTCCGCCGCTTCGCCACCGGGGACGTGCTGGTCTGCCGCACGACCTCGCCGGCCTGGACCCCCGTGCTGGCTCGAGCCGCCGCCGTCGTGACCGAGGTCGGCGGCCTGCTCGCGCACGCGGCGATCGTCGCTCGGGAGTTCGGCATCCCGGCGGTCCTCGCCGTGCCCGACGCGACGTCCGCCCTGAGGGACGGTCAGCGCGTGACCGTCGACGGGACCGCGGGCACGGTCACCACGACCGACGACCAGGACGAGTCATGAGCCACACCTCCCCCCTCGAGCACCGGGTGCTGCACGCCGTGCGGACGATGGGCTACGCCGCCACCGCCCGCGTCGCAGCACGCACGCACGCGCCCGTCGACCTGGTCGCCGAGCAGCTCCTGGACGCCGAGGCGCACGGCTGGGTCACGCTCACGTCCTTCGCCGGGGACGCCGGCTGGTCGTTGACCGAGTCCGGCAAGGCCCACGGCGAGCTGCTGCTGGCGGCAGAGCTGGACGCCACGGGCGCCCGGGCAGCGGTCGAGGCCGCCCACCGGGAGTTCCTGCGGCACAACGACCCCGTGGCTGCGGCGTGCACCGCGTGGCAGCTGGCCGACCTGGGCGTCGGCGAGCGCACGCCGTCCGTCGCCGCCACGACCACGGCGCTGCAGGCCCCCGCCGCGGCGCTGGCCGGGATCGAGCGCCGCCTGACCGCGCACCTGGCGCGGTTCAGCGGCTACCACGAGCGCTTCACGAGCGCCCTGCAGCGAGC is a genomic window containing:
- a CDS encoding PEP/pyruvate-binding domain-containing protein, translated to MLVPLGEADERCGSKAANLARLLRAGTPVPPGFVVVDARGSDAWVGEIEAALHELGAPQVAVRSSAQHEDGAEASFAGQLHSSLGLSSPAEVVDEIRRVAGSGTSARVVAYAARTGRQPPPAVPVIVQALVRAEVAGVMFTRHPVTGAHEVVVEAGRGTGEPVVGGTVTPWSWTVDGRTVVRRAGRPGEPLRRAQVLELAGTGRRLEALLGCPQDVEWAIADGTTWVLQSRPITTLADLDRDRAVAGPASRRVLATGTPASPGTARGTARVVDGLDDFRRFATGDVLVCRTTSPAWTPVLARAAAVVTEVGGLLAHAAIVAREFGIPAVLAVPDATSALRDGQRVTVDGTAGTVTTTDDQDES